Proteins found in one Maridesulfovibrio sp. genomic segment:
- a CDS encoding DMT family transporter, whose protein sequence is MNSKSLKADILLLITAIIWGAAFVAQRVGMDHMGPLTFNAVRFALGATALLPLIKRIDREKKKDGTYLEVDKSSFIKGSLIAGGALFLGATFQQWGLVYTTAGNAGFITGLYVVFVPILGLFFKQKAGLPTWIGAVLAVIGMYLLSVNESFHIEYGDLMVLCCAFFFAAHVVVISLLASKVDPVKFAAGQFAVCSVLSFIGAFAVETVTLSGLWAGIVPILYGGLMSVGVAYTLQVVAQQDAKPAHAAIILSLESVFAALSGWLLLGEMLTTQGLIGCSLMLCGMLLSQIKS, encoded by the coding sequence ATGAACAGCAAAAGTCTTAAAGCGGATATTTTACTGCTTATCACAGCCATCATCTGGGGAGCAGCCTTTGTAGCCCAGCGGGTCGGTATGGATCACATGGGACCGTTAACCTTTAATGCGGTTCGTTTTGCATTGGGGGCTACTGCACTGCTGCCTTTAATCAAGCGTATTGACCGGGAAAAAAAGAAAGACGGTACTTATCTGGAAGTGGATAAGAGCAGTTTCATAAAAGGCAGTTTGATTGCCGGAGGCGCTCTCTTTCTGGGCGCTACTTTTCAGCAGTGGGGTCTTGTTTATACCACAGCAGGTAATGCCGGGTTTATAACAGGTTTGTATGTGGTTTTTGTCCCTATTCTGGGCTTATTTTTCAAGCAGAAAGCGGGTCTTCCCACCTGGATAGGAGCTGTACTGGCTGTTATTGGAATGTATCTTCTTTCAGTCAATGAAAGTTTTCATATTGAATACGGTGACTTAATGGTTCTTTGCTGCGCGTTTTTCTTTGCCGCGCATGTTGTGGTCATCTCACTGCTGGCCAGCAAGGTAGATCCGGTAAAGTTTGCTGCCGGACAGTTTGCGGTATGCTCTGTTTTGAGTTTCATCGGCGCATTCGCTGTCGAGACCGTGACTTTATCCGGTCTTTGGGCAGGGATTGTGCCTATCCTTTACGGTGGACTTATGTCTGTCGGGGTAGCCTATACTTTACAGGTTGTTGCCCAGCAGGATGCCAAGCCGGCCCACGCGGCGATTATTCTCAGTCTGGAGTCGGTTTTCGCGGCATTATCAGGCTGGCTGCTGCTGGGTGAAATGCTCACAACTCAGGGCCTGATAGGTTGTTCGCTGATGCTTTGCGGTATGTTGTTGTCTCAGATTAAGTCTTAG
- a CDS encoding UDP-glucuronic acid decarboxylase family protein, with product MHIVKRVLVTGGAGFLGAHLCERLLNDGCDVLCVDNFFTGAKSNVAHLIGNPNFEIIRHDVTFPLYLEIDEIYNLACPASPIHYQHDPVQTTKTSVHGAINMLGLAKRTGAKIFQASTSEVYGDPEVHPQPESYVGSVNPIGPRSCYDEGKRCAETLFFDYYRQHKVSIKVARIFNTYGPKMHPNDGRVVSNFITQALMDNPITIYGDGSQTRSFCYVDDLIDGFIILMNSADEVTGPINLGNPVEFSIRELAERVIELTGSGSEIIFKPLPGDDPKQRKPDITKAKELGWEPVIQLDKGLVSTIDYFKTLDLEYIFKK from the coding sequence ATGCATATAGTAAAAAGGGTTTTAGTGACCGGTGGTGCTGGATTTCTTGGAGCACATCTTTGCGAACGTCTGCTGAATGACGGTTGTGATGTTTTATGTGTTGATAACTTTTTCACTGGTGCCAAATCCAATGTAGCTCATCTTATCGGTAACCCGAATTTTGAAATTATCCGGCATGACGTAACCTTTCCACTTTATCTGGAAATTGATGAAATCTACAATCTTGCCTGTCCTGCCTCACCAATCCACTATCAGCATGACCCGGTACAGACCACCAAGACCTCCGTGCATGGGGCTATCAATATGCTTGGCCTGGCCAAACGTACAGGAGCTAAAATTTTTCAGGCTTCAACTTCGGAAGTTTATGGTGACCCTGAAGTGCATCCTCAGCCAGAAAGCTATGTTGGCAGCGTAAATCCCATCGGTCCCCGCTCTTGTTATGATGAAGGCAAACGCTGCGCTGAGACACTTTTTTTCGATTATTACCGTCAGCACAAGGTAAGCATCAAAGTGGCGCGTATTTTCAACACGTACGGTCCGAAAATGCATCCAAATGACGGCCGTGTGGTTTCAAATTTTATAACACAGGCCCTGATGGATAATCCCATAACCATTTACGGTGATGGATCACAGACCCGTTCGTTCTGCTATGTTGATGATCTTATTGACGGTTTTATTATTCTTATGAATTCAGCGGATGAAGTTACCGGACCGATCAATCTCGGCAACCCGGTTGAATTTTCCATTCGTGAATTGGCGGAGAGAGTGATAGAGCTGACCGGTTCAGGTTCTGAAATAATTTTTAAGCCCCTGCCGGGAGATGATCCCAAGCAGCGCAAGCCGGACATAACCAAAGCCAAAGAGCTTGGCTGGGAACCTGTCATTCAGTTGGATAAAGGCCTAGTCAGCACGATAGATTATTTCAAGACTTTGGATTTAGAGTATATTTTCAAGAAATAA
- the ilvD gene encoding dihydroxy-acid dehydratase: MRSKKMTGGLEKAPHRSLLYALGMSKDEVNRPLIGVCNAANEIIPGHVHLNNITRAVKDGVRLAGGVPMEFPAIGVCDGLAMNHAGMRYSLPSREIIADSIEIMATAHPFDALVLVPNCDKIVPGMLMAALRLNIPTIVISGGAMLAGRKDGKKVDLITVFEGVGQVKTGNMTEDELSVLEQSACPTCGSCSGMFTANSMNCLSETIGLALPGNGTIPAVMAERTRLAKAAGQQIMTLLEKDIKPRDIVTEKSLKNAVTMDMALGCSTNTVLHLPAIFNEAGLKLDLTVFDEISRKTPNLCKLSPAGPNHIEDLNAAGGIQGVMAELAKSGRIELDPMTVTGKSVGENLKELNAGITDHNIVRPIDDPYSNEGGIAVLFGNIAEDGCVVKQSAVAPEMMKRSCNAKVFNSEEEAVEAILGNKIVKGDAVVILYEGPKGGPGMREMLTPTSAISGMGLGADVALITDGRFSGGTRGAAIGHVSPEAASGGAIGLVKTGDVIEINIPERSINLMIDEAEMEKRRAAFKPIEKEMPSAFLKRYSQNVTSASTGAVYKK; this comes from the coding sequence ATGAGAAGTAAGAAAATGACCGGTGGGCTGGAAAAAGCCCCGCACCGTTCCCTGCTTTACGCACTTGGCATGTCCAAGGACGAAGTTAACCGTCCCTTGATCGGTGTCTGTAACGCGGCTAACGAAATTATTCCCGGCCACGTTCATCTGAACAACATCACCCGTGCGGTAAAAGACGGTGTGCGCCTCGCAGGAGGAGTCCCCATGGAATTTCCGGCTATCGGAGTCTGTGACGGGCTGGCCATGAACCACGCCGGCATGCGCTACTCCCTGCCCAGCCGTGAAATCATCGCCGACTCTATAGAGATTATGGCTACCGCTCATCCTTTTGACGCACTGGTGCTTGTACCCAACTGTGATAAAATCGTACCCGGTATGCTCATGGCCGCCCTGCGTTTGAACATTCCCACCATCGTAATCAGCGGCGGTGCCATGCTTGCTGGACGTAAGGACGGAAAAAAAGTCGATCTGATCACCGTATTTGAAGGTGTTGGTCAGGTTAAGACCGGTAATATGACCGAAGATGAACTTTCAGTGCTGGAACAAAGTGCCTGCCCCACATGCGGCTCATGTTCCGGTATGTTCACCGCGAACTCCATGAACTGCCTTTCCGAGACAATCGGTTTAGCGCTGCCCGGCAACGGCACCATCCCGGCAGTTATGGCCGAGCGGACCAGACTCGCCAAAGCCGCAGGTCAGCAGATTATGACTCTGCTTGAAAAAGACATCAAACCGCGTGACATCGTAACTGAAAAAAGTCTCAAGAACGCGGTAACAATGGATATGGCTCTTGGTTGCTCCACAAATACCGTTTTGCACCTGCCCGCTATTTTCAACGAAGCAGGTCTCAAGCTGGACCTGACCGTTTTTGATGAAATCAGCCGCAAGACTCCCAACCTGTGCAAACTTTCCCCTGCAGGTCCCAACCACATTGAGGACCTTAACGCAGCCGGCGGAATTCAGGGTGTTATGGCCGAACTGGCAAAATCAGGACGCATTGAACTTGATCCAATGACCGTTACCGGTAAATCCGTTGGTGAAAACCTCAAAGAACTGAATGCCGGAATTACTGATCACAATATTGTCCGTCCGATTGATGACCCTTATTCCAATGAAGGCGGCATCGCTGTACTTTTCGGGAACATTGCTGAAGACGGCTGCGTAGTAAAGCAATCTGCTGTTGCACCGGAAATGATGAAACGCTCTTGCAATGCCAAAGTTTTTAATTCCGAGGAAGAAGCTGTTGAAGCAATCCTTGGCAATAAAATCGTCAAAGGCGATGCTGTGGTAATCCTTTATGAAGGACCCAAAGGCGGCCCCGGCATGCGTGAAATGCTGACCCCCACCTCCGCTATTTCCGGTATGGGACTCGGCGCGGACGTGGCCCTGATCACTGACGGACGCTTTTCCGGCGGTACCCGCGGCGCGGCAATCGGCCATGTTTCCCCGGAAGCAGCATCAGGCGGTGCAATCGGTCTGGTCAAAACCGGTGACGTGATCGAAATCAACATCCCCGAACGTTCCATAAACCTGATGATAGATGAAGCTGAAATGGAAAAACGCAGGGCAGCATTCAAACCTATTGAAAAAGAAATGCCTTCCGCTTTCCTTAAACGCTACAGCCAGAACGTAACTTCAGCATCCACCGGTGCTGTTTATAAAAAATAA
- the dnaN gene encoding DNA polymerase III subunit beta, with product MYLKVNRDEVIEGLQKSASIIPAKTGAAYLRTIWLKSEGGNLCIMSTDSNLEFCGTYPAEIVEEGLAGVQGRAFYDLVRKLPSGELTIKNDSDGSSILVEQGSRKYKLPVNDPTWFQKFSDFPAEGAVFWSGDFLLEMIERIAFCISDEDSMEAIACMNIVPATDESGKFVEVCGLNGHQFARFKFINDDIHSILPEDGILIQKKYLAELKKWLTEDEIELSLSEKRLFFKTADGKETFSLPLSYYQYPNYKNFLSKLNDDDVSRMKVEKSELSMALDRISIFNTDSNRCASFLFNPGELVLFSQGQEVGTATESMEIEFSGEMERIAFPTKNLIEILGHFQSGNINFTLTGAEAPCGVTGDDDNEYLVIVMPMKVQEETYYSEEDV from the coding sequence ATGTATTTAAAGGTGAATAGGGATGAAGTGATCGAAGGATTGCAGAAGTCTGCCAGCATCATTCCCGCCAAGACCGGTGCCGCATATCTTCGCACTATCTGGCTGAAAAGTGAGGGTGGCAACCTATGCATCATGTCCACTGATTCCAATTTGGAATTCTGCGGAACATACCCCGCAGAAATTGTGGAGGAAGGACTGGCCGGAGTTCAGGGACGCGCCTTCTATGATCTGGTCCGCAAGCTTCCTTCAGGTGAACTGACAATCAAGAATGATTCTGACGGTTCTTCAATTCTTGTGGAGCAGGGTTCAAGAAAATACAAACTCCCGGTGAATGATCCTACCTGGTTTCAGAAATTCTCCGATTTCCCTGCTGAAGGAGCAGTATTCTGGTCTGGTGACTTCCTGCTGGAGATGATCGAAAGAATCGCTTTCTGCATCAGTGATGAAGACAGCATGGAAGCCATTGCCTGCATGAATATTGTCCCGGCTACTGATGAAAGTGGAAAATTTGTAGAAGTATGCGGCCTGAACGGACATCAGTTCGCACGTTTTAAATTCATCAATGATGACATCCATTCCATTCTTCCTGAAGATGGGATCCTCATTCAGAAAAAATATCTGGCTGAACTTAAAAAGTGGCTCACTGAAGATGAGATTGAACTCAGCCTGAGTGAAAAAAGGCTTTTCTTCAAGACTGCCGATGGAAAAGAAACCTTCAGTCTGCCTCTCAGCTATTACCAGTATCCAAATTACAAGAACTTTCTGTCCAAGCTCAATGACGATGATGTTTCGCGCATGAAGGTGGAAAAATCAGAGCTTTCCATGGCTCTTGACCGTATTTCCATTTTCAATACCGATTCAAACCGTTGCGCATCATTCTTGTTCAACCCCGGCGAACTGGTGCTTTTTTCACAGGGACAGGAAGTGGGTACAGCCACCGAATCAATGGAAATTGAATTTTCCGGTGAAATGGAACGTATAGCTTTCCCCACCAAGAACCTTATCGAGATTCTTGGACATTTCCAGTCCGGTAATATCAATTTTACCCTGACCGGCGCCGAGGCTCCATGCGGTGTTACCGGAGATGATGACAACGAATATCTGGTCATTGTCATGCCTATGAAGGTTCAGGAAGAGACTTACTATAGCGAGGAAGACGTTTAA
- a CDS encoding DUF362 domain-containing protein translates to MSKVYFWNLRTSRKSPHALKIKKLLKQSGLNAIIDPGNLVALKVHFGESGNTGYLNALNLRPIVDFLKKAGAKPFFTDTSTLYVGDRGESVSHGLLAARHGYDPNLTGAPVMFADGLRGEYETTIPYSGEHISEAYVGGMFVESDMMVTLNHVKGHGLAGYGGAIKNIGMGCASKKGKMHIHVSTSPHLHPEKCTGCGVCINECAAKALDIDDDGKIYMKEECTGCGRCFLSCRYGAISIDWKSDVDIFTKRLIEYNKAILDQLKRPAMHINFLTNITPDCDCHGYSDAPICPDLGIMISADPVAIDQASLDMINAAPPLYPSRLPEGLSQGDDKFKALTPDTPDSFGLKYAEKIGLGSRNYKLVTI, encoded by the coding sequence ATGTCCAAAGTATATTTCTGGAATTTACGCACCAGCCGCAAATCTCCGCATGCCTTGAAAATAAAAAAACTGCTCAAGCAGTCCGGCCTTAACGCAATCATCGATCCAGGTAATCTCGTCGCTCTGAAAGTCCATTTCGGGGAAAGCGGAAACACGGGATACCTGAATGCTCTTAACCTTCGACCTATCGTTGATTTCCTTAAAAAAGCAGGGGCGAAACCCTTCTTCACCGATACAAGCACCCTTTACGTCGGTGATCGTGGTGAATCAGTTTCTCATGGGTTGCTGGCAGCGCGGCACGGCTATGATCCCAATCTAACCGGCGCTCCGGTCATGTTCGCTGACGGTCTACGTGGCGAATATGAGACAACCATACCTTACAGTGGAGAGCATATCTCTGAAGCTTATGTTGGTGGAATGTTTGTGGAATCAGACATGATGGTTACTCTAAACCATGTTAAGGGACACGGTTTGGCCGGCTATGGCGGTGCCATTAAAAATATCGGGATGGGCTGTGCTTCCAAAAAAGGAAAGATGCATATTCACGTATCCACCAGCCCGCATCTGCATCCTGAAAAATGTACCGGATGCGGGGTCTGTATAAATGAATGCGCGGCCAAAGCTCTGGATATCGATGATGACGGGAAAATCTATATGAAAGAAGAATGTACAGGTTGCGGACGATGCTTCCTATCCTGTCGCTACGGAGCTATTTCTATAGATTGGAAGAGTGACGTGGATATATTCACCAAGAGACTCATCGAGTACAATAAGGCGATTCTGGACCAGCTTAAACGTCCGGCCATGCATATAAACTTTCTTACGAACATTACCCCGGACTGTGACTGCCACGGCTATAGTGACGCGCCGATATGCCCTGATCTTGGAATAATGATTTCAGCCGATCCGGTAGCAATTGATCAAGCATCTTTAGATATGATCAACGCAGCGCCGCCGCTATACCCAAGCAGACTGCCCGAAGGGCTCAGTCAGGGCGACGATAAGTTTAAAGCACTTACCCCGGACACACCAGATAGCTTCGGCCTCAAATATGCTGAGAAAATAGGACTTGGCTCCCGAAACTACAAGCTTGTAACCATATAA
- a CDS encoding homocysteine biosynthesis protein — MATTFEVNKTISEINERIKKGKAVVVNADEMVEIVRSKGKVEAAKEIDVVTTGTFSPMCSSGMFFNIGQVPPMMKTSQVWLNNVPAYAGLAAADSYIGVTEPSEDDPLNKVHPGRFTYGGGHVIEDLIAGKTVRLKAKAYGTDCYPRREIEKDVSLKDLNDVTILNPRNCYQNYNAAVNMTSRTVYTYMGPLKPNQRNVNFATAGQLSPLFNDPYLKTIGLGTRIFLAGAKGYVIGAGTQHVKAPQRNERGIPLTPSGTLMLKSSNVEDMDSRYFRGLSYAGYGCTASIGVGIPIPILNEEIAWFTGVSDDEIQMPVKDYGYDYPNGVANILSHVTFEELKSGSINLNGKDIPTVPLTSRSISLEIADKLKSWIEKGDFLLSEPVEEIESE; from the coding sequence ATGGCTACCACCTTTGAAGTCAACAAGACAATCAGTGAAATTAATGAACGAATTAAGAAAGGTAAGGCTGTAGTCGTCAATGCTGATGAAATGGTCGAAATCGTCCGTTCCAAAGGCAAAGTTGAAGCAGCCAAAGAAATAGATGTAGTAACCACCGGGACTTTTTCCCCGATGTGCTCTTCAGGCATGTTTTTCAATATCGGACAGGTTCCGCCAATGATGAAGACTTCGCAGGTCTGGCTGAATAATGTTCCTGCTTATGCAGGTCTGGCTGCTGCAGACTCTTATATCGGTGTTACTGAGCCTTCCGAAGACGATCCGCTGAACAAGGTTCATCCCGGCCGTTTTACTTACGGAGGAGGCCATGTCATTGAGGATCTCATTGCCGGTAAAACTGTCCGTCTCAAAGCTAAAGCTTACGGTACCGACTGTTATCCACGTCGTGAAATCGAAAAAGATGTGTCCTTAAAGGACCTTAATGATGTTACCATTCTTAACCCCCGAAATTGTTATCAGAATTACAATGCAGCGGTTAATATGACCAGCCGGACCGTCTACACGTACATGGGGCCGCTGAAGCCTAATCAGCGCAATGTCAATTTTGCCACTGCCGGGCAGCTCTCTCCGCTTTTTAACGACCCCTATCTTAAGACTATCGGCCTTGGAACGCGCATCTTTCTTGCCGGGGCTAAAGGTTACGTCATCGGAGCCGGAACCCAGCATGTTAAGGCTCCTCAGAGAAATGAGCGCGGCATTCCGTTGACTCCTTCCGGCACACTCATGCTTAAGAGCAGCAATGTAGAAGATATGGATTCCCGTTATTTCCGGGGACTCAGTTATGCCGGTTACGGTTGTACCGCATCTATCGGTGTCGGTATTCCCATTCCTATTCTGAATGAGGAAATAGCCTGGTTTACCGGTGTTTCCGATGATGAGATCCAGATGCCGGTCAAAGACTATGGATACGATTATCCCAACGGCGTAGCTAATATATTGTCCCATGTGACTTTTGAAGAGCTCAAGTCCGGATCGATCAATCTGAACGGCAAGGATATTCCTACCGTTCCGTTGACCAGTCGTTCCATTTCACTCGAGATTGCTGACAAGCTCAAAAGCTGGATTGAAAAAGGCGATTTCCTGCTGAGTGAACCCGTAGAAGAAATCGAGTCTGAATAA
- a CDS encoding geranylgeranyl reductase family protein, whose translation MSGKFDVIIAGGGPTGSTAATVLAAKGFKVALIDKAEFPRKKLCGGLLTFKATEVLNKIFECDVDCLKEKGIINYESPEYSINYRDYNIRDAESSIPFRFVDRMEFDYFLLQKAANAGAHIFTGEEIISCNYHDAEIKTASNRIFRGKYLIGADGVHSTIRSYLPYDKKKWRNDMASTIEIIFDEKDYPRKISKPELYIGHLRAGYIWVFPAKGKVVTGIGALKRCTENFKKTYMDFLRKQGISNPESLHMQGYPLPYGNFMENPCFGHTLLAGDAAGLVEPLFGEGIFYAMQTGRYAAESIARGINENKSPDKFYLERLEKYVLPELRYSNRLRWTLFYSQPLLKHMSFKVAFKSMPRILADMVHGVRSYKFLLKKHWD comes from the coding sequence GTGTCAGGTAAATTTGATGTTATTATTGCAGGCGGGGGGCCCACAGGATCTACCGCCGCAACTGTCCTTGCCGCAAAAGGTTTCAAAGTAGCGCTGATCGATAAGGCCGAGTTCCCCAGAAAAAAACTCTGTGGAGGTCTTTTAACCTTTAAGGCGACAGAAGTATTAAATAAAATCTTTGAGTGTGATGTTGATTGCCTGAAAGAAAAAGGGATAATCAACTATGAATCACCTGAATATTCCATCAATTATCGCGATTACAATATCCGGGACGCGGAATCATCCATACCTTTCCGTTTTGTGGACCGGATGGAATTTGATTACTTCCTTCTGCAAAAAGCCGCAAATGCCGGAGCCCATATTTTCACAGGTGAAGAAATAATCAGCTGTAATTATCATGATGCAGAAATAAAAACCGCATCAAATAGGATATTCAGGGGTAAATACCTGATCGGCGCGGACGGAGTGCATTCAACCATACGTAGCTATCTGCCCTATGATAAAAAGAAATGGCGTAATGATATGGCGTCCACCATTGAAATTATCTTTGATGAAAAGGATTACCCGCGCAAGATATCAAAGCCCGAGCTTTATATCGGCCACTTAAGAGCCGGATACATCTGGGTATTTCCAGCTAAGGGAAAAGTTGTCACCGGAATCGGAGCGCTGAAACGCTGCACTGAAAATTTCAAAAAAACATATATGGATTTCCTGCGTAAACAAGGAATCAGCAACCCCGAATCCTTGCACATGCAGGGATATCCGCTTCCATACGGAAACTTCATGGAAAATCCATGCTTCGGCCACACTTTACTGGCCGGAGATGCTGCCGGACTGGTAGAACCGCTCTTCGGCGAGGGTATCTTCTATGCCATGCAGACCGGTCGCTACGCCGCAGAATCCATTGCCCGCGGAATTAACGAAAATAAATCGCCTGATAAATTCTATCTTGAAAGACTTGAGAAATACGTTTTACCTGAACTGCGCTACTCCAACCGTTTACGCTGGACGCTCTTCTATTCTCAACCGCTGCTCAAGCACATGTCATTTAAAGTCGCCTTTAAATCCATGCCTAGAATTCTAGCCGACATGGTTCACGGAGTGCGTTCGTATAAGTTTTTGTTGAAAAAACACTGGGATTGA
- a CDS encoding DnaA ATPase domain-containing protein: protein MVVTFPHAFFGQWFRSSIQDRFEEQLGQFLGSGFSVSYSSNGSSHTQISDQPVSVKKIDFPFGHNFTFENFLISKKNYFPLASAKEVTSVENVSFNPFVICGKSGSGKSHLLKAIANEISKKIDRDKIFLGNIDEVQNIYTVRFGGDVMRARNHFFDFEYFFLDDLKQIKKYDHLQQELISIFNNFYEHGKQMVFSCTDKLASYDFLNKNLKSRLEWGLIVTLKRPDLEIRAKYIQKQCRLKKLPLSKDQILTLSQRFQDFRYLQGIIIKLSAFRELVRKNMDDRDFEHILSNTEEKVDDTLTPEYVIETVASHFKLKPSDLTGSKRHKMTAHARQVAMYLCRELLGISYPALGRIFGGKDHSTVLYSVKKIQGLQKDDKVLKSLLIDLKNKCLLRVSN from the coding sequence GTGGTTGTTACTTTTCCGCACGCCTTTTTCGGACAATGGTTCAGATCAAGCATTCAGGACCGCTTTGAAGAACAGCTGGGACAGTTTCTGGGCAGCGGTTTCTCCGTATCCTATTCCAGCAACGGTTCAAGCCATACTCAGATTTCAGACCAGCCGGTCAGTGTAAAAAAGATTGATTTTCCTTTCGGTCATAATTTCACCTTTGAAAATTTTCTTATCAGCAAAAAGAACTACTTCCCCTTAGCTTCAGCCAAAGAAGTAACAAGTGTGGAAAACGTTTCTTTCAACCCGTTTGTTATTTGCGGAAAAAGCGGGTCCGGAAAATCACACCTCTTAAAAGCCATTGCCAATGAGATCTCCAAAAAGATTGATCGGGATAAAATATTTCTCGGTAATATTGATGAAGTGCAGAACATATACACGGTTCGCTTCGGCGGAGACGTTATGCGCGCGAGAAATCACTTTTTCGATTTTGAATACTTTTTTCTCGACGATCTCAAACAGATCAAAAAATATGATCACCTGCAGCAGGAACTGATCTCCATTTTCAACAATTTCTATGAACATGGAAAACAGATGGTTTTCAGCTGCACGGACAAACTCGCTTCCTACGATTTTTTGAACAAGAATCTTAAGTCAAGGCTCGAATGGGGACTCATAGTGACCCTGAAAAGACCGGACCTTGAGATCAGGGCCAAATATATCCAGAAGCAGTGCAGGCTTAAAAAACTTCCCCTGAGTAAAGATCAGATCCTTACTCTTTCTCAAAGATTTCAAGATTTTAGATATCTTCAAGGTATCATAATCAAGCTTTCCGCATTCCGTGAACTTGTACGGAAGAATATGGATGACCGTGATTTTGAACACATCCTCAGTAACACGGAGGAAAAGGTAGACGACACACTCACGCCAGAATACGTGATTGAAACTGTGGCTTCCCATTTCAAGCTTAAACCTTCCGACCTGACCGGGAGCAAAAGACACAAAATGACTGCCCATGCACGGCAGGTGGCCATGTATCTTTGCAGGGAACTTTTAGGTATATCCTATCCGGCCCTCGGACGTATTTTTGGTGGCAAAGACCACTCTACTGTTCTTTATTCAGTAAAAAAAATACAAGGATTACAAAAGGATGATAAAGTTTTGAAAAGCCTGTTAATAGACTTGAAGAATAAATGTCTTTTGCGTGTATCAAACTGA
- a CDS encoding HAD family hydrolase produces MKNIEAIIFDFDGTLAELTIDFDEMKKRLKALGSAFLDPLPEKNDIPALEWVDFIADCLSADDPDLGKEFHTRCRFLIITMEVEAARNGKLFPFTCEILSSLRNSGVKTGIITRNTASAVRELVPDIDDISGCFLSREDVQNVKPHPEHLFKALEKIGVSAENSLMVGDHPMDIETGKRAGAMTAGVATGRMSVEELKKSNPDFVAANCSELIQLLEKEGLVLNN; encoded by the coding sequence ATGAAAAATATAGAAGCAATCATATTTGATTTTGACGGTACTTTGGCTGAATTAACCATTGATTTCGATGAGATGAAGAAAAGACTCAAGGCACTTGGAAGTGCTTTTCTTGATCCTCTGCCGGAAAAAAATGATATTCCGGCGCTGGAATGGGTTGATTTTATAGCTGATTGTCTTTCCGCAGATGACCCTGATCTCGGCAAAGAATTTCATACCCGCTGCCGTTTCCTGATAATCACTATGGAAGTGGAGGCCGCGCGGAATGGAAAGCTATTCCCTTTTACCTGTGAAATCCTCTCCAGTTTACGTAATTCAGGAGTAAAGACCGGAATCATCACCCGCAATACCGCATCCGCTGTGAGGGAGCTGGTCCCGGACATTGATGATATATCCGGTTGTTTTCTTTCAAGGGAAGATGTTCAAAACGTAAAACCGCACCCGGAACATTTATTCAAGGCGCTGGAAAAAATAGGAGTCTCCGCCGAAAATTCTCTCATGGTAGGAGATCACCCGATGGATATTGAAACCGGCAAAAGAGCGGGCGCAATGACTGCGGGGGTTGCTACGGGGCGCATGTCTGTTGAAGAGTTAAAAAAATCCAATCCTGATTTTGTTGCTGCAAACTGTTCAGAATTAATTCAATTGCTTGAAAAAGAAGGATTAGTTTTGAACAATTAG